In Archangium violaceum, the following are encoded in one genomic region:
- a CDS encoding MaoC family dehydratase, with the protein MRYFEDFQVGTRFELGSYEVSREEILEFARKYDPQPFHLDEEAGRRSIFGSIIASGWQTASICHGLLVKSLIGDSSSMGSPGLDELRWLLPVRPGDTISPRLEVFESTPSRSKPDRGSVKMRMEVRNQKGELVMTEIAIALFRRRPSAT; encoded by the coding sequence ATGCGTTACTTCGAGGACTTCCAGGTGGGAACGCGGTTCGAGCTCGGGTCGTATGAGGTGTCGCGCGAGGAGATCCTCGAGTTCGCGCGGAAGTACGATCCCCAGCCCTTCCACCTGGACGAGGAGGCCGGCCGCCGTTCCATCTTCGGGAGCATCATCGCGAGCGGCTGGCAGACCGCCTCCATCTGCCATGGACTGCTGGTGAAGTCCCTGATCGGCGACTCCTCCAGCATGGGCTCGCCGGGGCTGGATGAGCTGCGCTGGTTGCTCCCGGTGCGGCCCGGGGACACGATCTCCCCGCGCCTCGAGGTGTTCGAGTCCACGCCCTCGCGCAGCAAGCCGGACCGGGGCTCCGTCAAGATGCGCATGGAGGTGCGCAACCAGAAGGGCGAGCTGGTGATGACCGAGATCGCCATCGCGCTGTTCCGCCGCCGTCCCTCGGCGACGTGA
- the rtcA gene encoding RNA 3'-terminal phosphate cyclase produces MAGVDRHEGPVELDGSEGEGGGQILRSALSLSLITGRPFHMTRVRANRQPPGLRPQHLACVRGAEALSGGRGEGAAVGASELRFEPGPVRAGDYLLEVGTAGSTPLLFQCLFYPLALAGGGSLTLRGGTHLPHSPSYHYLVGVWQPVARAYGLNASLRLVHAGFYPEGAGEFIAEVEPVREPPSRVELLARGTLRDLSVSSFAGGLSFGIAERQSKAAVAALRERGIYAHAENRPLPTTRSVGTVTFILAQFENTLAGFTALGERGRPAEEVGREAAEEVARFMESGGALDEHLGDQILLPAALLAAGRLGAASPRTTRYTTARVTEHLTTHARVIERFLPVRVTVEPGGEVEVAPA; encoded by the coding sequence ATGGCAGGCGTTGACCGGCACGAGGGACCGGTGGAGCTCGATGGAAGCGAGGGCGAGGGGGGAGGGCAGATCCTCCGCTCGGCGCTGTCGCTGTCGCTCATCACCGGGCGGCCCTTCCACATGACGCGCGTGCGCGCCAACCGCCAGCCCCCGGGGTTGAGGCCCCAGCACCTGGCCTGTGTCCGGGGCGCGGAGGCCTTGAGTGGAGGACGCGGCGAGGGCGCGGCGGTGGGGGCCTCGGAGCTGCGCTTCGAGCCAGGGCCGGTGCGGGCGGGTGACTACCTGCTGGAGGTGGGCACCGCTGGCAGCACGCCGCTGCTCTTCCAGTGCCTCTTCTACCCCCTGGCTCTGGCGGGGGGCGGCTCGCTGACCCTGCGCGGGGGGACGCACCTGCCTCACAGCCCCAGCTACCACTACCTCGTGGGGGTGTGGCAGCCGGTGGCGAGGGCGTATGGGCTGAACGCCTCGTTGCGCCTGGTGCACGCGGGCTTCTACCCGGAGGGGGCGGGGGAGTTCATCGCAGAGGTGGAGCCGGTCCGGGAGCCCCCGAGCCGGGTGGAGCTGCTGGCGCGAGGGACGTTGAGGGACCTCTCGGTGAGCTCGTTCGCGGGCGGACTGTCCTTCGGCATCGCGGAGCGGCAGTCCAAGGCGGCGGTGGCGGCGTTGCGCGAGCGCGGCATCTACGCCCACGCGGAGAACCGGCCGCTGCCGACGACGCGCTCGGTGGGGACGGTGACATTCATCCTGGCGCAGTTCGAGAACACCCTCGCCGGCTTCACGGCGCTGGGGGAGCGGGGACGTCCGGCGGAGGAGGTGGGGCGCGAGGCGGCCGAGGAGGTGGCGCGCTTCATGGAGAGCGGGGGCGCGCTGGACGAGCACCTCGGGGATCAGATCCTCCTGCCCGCGGCGCTGCTGGCGGCGGGGAGACTGGGCGCGGCGTCACCCAGGACGACGCGCTACACGACAGCGCGTGTGACGGAGCACCTCACCACGCATGCGCGGGTCATCGAGCGCTTCCTGCCGGTGCGGGTGACGGTGGAGCCCGGCGGCGAGGTCGAGGTCGCTCCGGCCTGA
- a CDS encoding SLC13 family permease, with protein sequence MALAIFLFTYVFIAGIRLPYPKLDRPGGALVGAVLMVVAGIVAPAEVFNYSSDPARHAVDMDTLVLLLGMMLLADYLSQAAFFRAAGAWALRKAHTPRLLLVAVACISAFLSAFLVNDTICLMLTPLVLVVVEEARLPPIPYLLAVCMASNSGSVATFTGNPQNMLIQGASQLPYAQFVAYMALPAVLSTAVVVVSLLYFFRKELSRERFEVHPPPPPVDRPLLGLTLVTILGVVAAFFAGLPMSWSALTGAAVVMTLARRHPRQAIERVDYVLLLFFACLFVVVYGVNKAGWADDIYRVFSPFMSGPPWRETLGFAGLTLVASNLFSNVPFVMLARAWVPTLHDPVLGWHVLALGSTLAGNLTLVGSVANLIVFEAARGKADISFLGYLRVGIPVTLISFVLGLAVLLAEHALF encoded by the coding sequence GTGGCCCTCGCCATCTTCCTGTTCACCTACGTTTTCATCGCGGGTATCCGCCTCCCTTATCCGAAGCTGGACCGTCCTGGAGGCGCGCTCGTGGGCGCCGTCCTCATGGTGGTGGCCGGCATCGTCGCGCCCGCCGAGGTCTTCAACTACAGCTCCGACCCCGCCCGGCACGCCGTGGACATGGACACGCTCGTGCTCCTGCTGGGGATGATGCTGCTCGCGGACTACCTCTCGCAGGCCGCCTTCTTCCGAGCGGCCGGCGCCTGGGCCCTGCGCAAGGCGCATACGCCCCGGCTGCTGCTGGTGGCCGTGGCCTGCATCAGCGCCTTCCTGTCCGCCTTCCTCGTCAACGACACCATCTGCCTGATGCTCACCCCGCTGGTGCTGGTGGTCGTCGAGGAGGCGCGTCTGCCGCCCATCCCGTACCTGCTGGCCGTGTGCATGGCCTCCAACTCGGGCTCGGTGGCCACCTTCACGGGCAACCCGCAGAACATGCTCATCCAGGGCGCCTCGCAGCTGCCCTATGCGCAGTTCGTCGCCTACATGGCGCTGCCGGCCGTGCTCTCCACCGCCGTGGTCGTCGTGTCGCTCCTCTACTTCTTCCGCAAGGAGCTGTCCCGCGAGCGCTTCGAGGTGCACCCGCCCCCGCCTCCGGTGGACCGGCCGCTGCTGGGGCTCACGCTCGTCACGATCCTGGGCGTGGTCGCCGCCTTCTTCGCCGGCCTGCCCATGAGTTGGAGCGCCCTCACGGGCGCGGCGGTGGTGATGACCCTGGCCCGCCGCCACCCGCGCCAGGCCATCGAGCGCGTGGACTACGTGCTGCTGCTCTTCTTCGCCTGCCTCTTCGTCGTGGTCTACGGCGTCAACAAGGCCGGCTGGGCCGATGACATCTACCGCGTCTTCTCGCCCTTCATGTCGGGGCCACCCTGGCGCGAGACGCTCGGCTTCGCGGGGCTCACGCTGGTGGCCTCCAACCTCTTCAGCAACGTGCCCTTCGTCATGCTGGCGCGCGCCTGGGTGCCCACGCTGCATGATCCGGTGCTCGGCTGGCACGTGCTAGCGCTCGGCTCCACCCTGGCCGGCAACCTCACCCTGGTGGGCAGCGTCGCCAACCTCATCGTCTTCGAGGCAGCGCGCGGCAAGGCCGACATCAGCTTCCTCGGCTACCTGCGCGTCGGCATTCCCGTCACGCTCATCAGCTTCGTGCTGGGGCTCGCGGTCCTGCTCGCGGAGCACGCGCTGTTCTAA
- a CDS encoding cyclic nucleotide-binding domain-containing protein, with protein sequence MEPRQLRDKANEALLKGRFSRAAELFEEYCQLDPKDFQSRLRLGDAWAKAGNGARAIVAYQVAAEGFAREGFLPRAIAASKLVLELDPAHQGVQQMLANLYARRGGPGGASRALTPKPVAPAPVKQAVAAEAPAPRAALHIELPPEIDETLAREEASDASVEVELDVEDAGAEPSPGVEVELDLSDAEKGGEEPPPPPPPTVAQAAPPGLRPRRTGEFQAVQPATPAEPPPQPASVAAVRPAAPPRIERFTPREGVDFQPPVPGGTPFTELTIEAHSLLHAVELAALAGAEQHPEPASAEEHVSEPTSTEGALPQIPLFSDLPRDAFIALFERCPLRRVPEGATIIEQGTRGDAFYVLCAGRVRVLRRIGAEQRELATLGEGAFFGEMALLSGSPRSASVVSASEDTQVLELSARVLADLARRFPPVAKALRRFCRQRLLSDVVNTSALFQPFGRKDRRELVERFRAREVRRGDVIIHEGHQVDGLYVVLSGEVAVSKGGKPLAQLREGELFGEMSLLQKTPATATVTAARNTSLLRLPREDFDTLILTHPQILALVSDLSDARQRSTEALLGGGARKVAGETLEPHEELVLF encoded by the coding sequence ATGGAGCCACGGCAGCTCAGGGACAAAGCCAACGAAGCCCTCCTCAAGGGCCGCTTCTCCCGAGCCGCCGAACTCTTCGAGGAGTACTGTCAGCTGGACCCGAAGGACTTCCAGTCGCGGCTGCGGCTGGGAGACGCGTGGGCGAAGGCGGGCAACGGCGCCCGGGCCATCGTCGCCTACCAGGTCGCCGCCGAGGGCTTCGCGCGCGAGGGTTTCCTTCCGCGCGCCATCGCCGCCAGCAAGCTCGTGCTGGAGCTGGACCCGGCGCACCAGGGCGTCCAGCAGATGCTCGCCAACCTCTACGCCCGCCGTGGTGGACCCGGGGGAGCGTCTCGCGCGCTGACGCCGAAGCCGGTGGCGCCCGCCCCCGTGAAGCAGGCCGTGGCCGCCGAGGCTCCGGCTCCCCGGGCGGCGCTGCACATCGAGCTGCCTCCGGAGATCGACGAGACCCTGGCCCGGGAGGAGGCCTCAGACGCCTCCGTCGAGGTGGAGCTGGACGTCGAGGACGCGGGTGCCGAGCCCTCGCCGGGCGTCGAGGTGGAGCTGGATCTCAGCGACGCGGAGAAGGGCGGCGAGGAGCCCCCGCCGCCCCCTCCGCCCACCGTGGCGCAGGCCGCTCCGCCCGGGCTGCGCCCCCGCCGCACGGGCGAATTCCAGGCGGTCCAGCCCGCGACCCCGGCGGAGCCTCCGCCCCAGCCCGCGTCGGTGGCCGCGGTGAGACCCGCCGCTCCTCCGCGCATCGAGCGTTTCACGCCTCGGGAAGGGGTGGACTTCCAGCCTCCCGTGCCGGGCGGCACGCCCTTCACGGAGCTCACGATCGAGGCCCATTCCCTGCTGCACGCGGTGGAACTGGCGGCGCTCGCGGGAGCCGAGCAGCACCCGGAGCCAGCCTCGGCCGAGGAGCACGTCAGCGAGCCGACCTCGACCGAGGGGGCACTGCCGCAGATCCCGCTCTTCTCGGACCTGCCGAGGGACGCCTTCATCGCACTGTTCGAGCGCTGCCCGCTGCGCCGCGTTCCCGAGGGCGCGACCATCATCGAGCAGGGCACCCGGGGCGATGCCTTCTACGTCCTCTGCGCGGGCCGGGTGCGAGTCCTACGCCGGATCGGCGCGGAGCAGCGGGAGCTGGCCACGCTGGGCGAGGGCGCCTTCTTCGGAGAGATGGCGCTGCTGTCCGGCTCGCCGCGCTCGGCCTCGGTGGTGAGCGCCTCGGAGGACACGCAGGTGCTGGAGCTGTCCGCGCGGGTGCTCGCGGACCTGGCTCGCCGCTTCCCGCCGGTGGCGAAGGCGCTGAGGCGGTTCTGCCGGCAGCGGCTGCTGTCGGACGTGGTGAACACCTCGGCGCTCTTCCAGCCCTTTGGCCGGAAGGATCGGCGCGAGCTGGTGGAGCGCTTCCGGGCCCGCGAGGTGCGCCGGGGCGACGTCATCATCCACGAGGGCCACCAGGTGGACGGCCTCTACGTGGTGCTCTCGGGCGAGGTGGCCGTGAGCAAGGGCGGCAAGCCCCTGGCACAGCTGCGCGAGGGCGAGCTGTTCGGCGAGATGTCCCTGCTGCAGAAGACGCCGGCCACCGCCACCGTGACGGCCGCGCGGAACACCTCGCTGCTGCGGCTGCCTCGCGAGGACTTCGACACCCTCATCCTCACCCACCCGCAGATCCTCGCCCTGGTCTCGGATCTGTCGGATGCGCGGCAACGCAGCACGGAGGCGCTGCTCGGTGGAGGGGCGCGGAAAGTCGCCGGGGAGACGCTGGAGCCGCACGAGGAGCTCGTGCTGTTCTGA
- a CDS encoding HEAT repeat domain-containing protein produces MRTGARKFLVVLALLVNAGCSGSRDQLLADLQSPRPEVRALAVKKLAEEARPDDLALFTRAAKDMASIVRGEAAVALGKSQDARIVDLLGELLEDSDVDVQGKAAMALSQVKNDKAKAYLTLQYGRRGRQTRQVIVQALKQANVPGAMAEVVAAESKGIWDRNLLALTEGALPERVGAAEELGKSGRPEAFNRLLPLVRDSQVILAAAAVRGLGDLGDKRAVPAILPLLDESFPELREAAITALVRLQEPQAIPRLQAVAVEKSSVSPLAIDALLDMPRQPQTDAVLCAIVLDAVSSEAIPVARAMRERGGCPLEPIVDRLSRASTAAGGLQAVIGLGPAAKDTLPKVLPYITQGDATLRALAVDAAAAIGDVSAAPVLQKAFEQELAAVKALRQDWVSQALPERYGPGFDPSQPDVEKEKQKGEKHTSLLARVKALNAAKARGLGRPVVQQRVPTELFDDVDSPQFEPLAGLLRALAAVKAPGALELLKGFAGDSSVTLRTAALVGLTRLGPEGVAIAKAGLFEAERDLVKALAQALAEQGEAGQSALMEVLPQISSEKLVLLDALSRTGAPASAVEPLRKVVTEGGPESVLAVSLLGKMKAKEAVPTLVKALEDSSSLGRRELLNALAEIGDGSAAEVVARDLYHDLPEIRAAAAGALARIGTGSQAEALDALKSDYYRRVREAAVSALAKTTTAAEGAR; encoded by the coding sequence ATGCGAACCGGCGCGCGTAAATTCCTCGTCGTCCTGGCCCTCCTCGTCAACGCCGGGTGCAGTGGCAGTCGGGATCAGCTCCTCGCGGATCTGCAGAGCCCTCGCCCGGAGGTGAGGGCCCTGGCCGTGAAGAAGCTGGCCGAAGAGGCCCGCCCCGACGACCTCGCCCTCTTCACCCGCGCGGCCAAGGACATGGCCTCCATCGTCCGCGGCGAGGCCGCCGTGGCGCTCGGCAAGAGTCAGGATGCCCGTATCGTGGACCTGCTCGGCGAGCTGCTCGAGGACTCCGACGTGGACGTCCAGGGCAAGGCCGCCATGGCCCTGTCGCAGGTGAAGAACGACAAGGCCAAGGCCTACCTGACCCTCCAGTACGGCCGGCGGGGCCGCCAGACGCGGCAGGTCATCGTCCAGGCGCTCAAGCAGGCCAACGTGCCGGGCGCCATGGCCGAGGTCGTCGCCGCCGAGTCCAAGGGCATCTGGGATCGCAACCTGCTGGCGCTCACCGAGGGGGCGCTGCCCGAGCGCGTGGGCGCCGCCGAGGAGCTGGGCAAGAGCGGCCGGCCCGAGGCCTTCAACCGGCTGCTGCCGCTGGTGCGTGACAGCCAGGTCATCCTCGCCGCCGCGGCGGTGCGGGGACTGGGCGATCTGGGCGACAAGCGCGCCGTGCCCGCCATCCTCCCCCTGCTGGACGAGAGCTTCCCCGAGCTGCGCGAGGCCGCCATCACCGCGCTCGTCCGGTTGCAGGAGCCCCAGGCCATTCCCCGGCTGCAGGCCGTGGCCGTGGAGAAGAGCTCCGTGAGCCCCCTGGCCATCGACGCCCTCCTCGACATGCCGCGCCAGCCGCAGACGGATGCCGTGCTGTGCGCCATCGTGCTCGATGCCGTGAGCTCCGAGGCCATCCCCGTTGCCCGGGCGATGCGCGAGCGCGGTGGCTGCCCGCTCGAGCCCATCGTCGATCGTCTGTCGCGGGCCTCCACCGCCGCTGGCGGACTGCAGGCGGTGATCGGCCTCGGCCCCGCGGCCAAGGACACGCTGCCCAAGGTGCTGCCCTACATCACCCAGGGCGACGCCACGCTGCGCGCGCTCGCGGTGGACGCGGCGGCGGCCATCGGGGATGTCTCCGCGGCGCCCGTGTTGCAGAAGGCCTTCGAGCAGGAGCTGGCCGCCGTGAAGGCGCTCCGCCAGGACTGGGTCTCCCAGGCGCTGCCCGAGCGCTACGGGCCGGGGTTCGATCCCTCCCAGCCGGACGTGGAGAAGGAGAAGCAGAAGGGCGAGAAGCACACCAGCTTGCTGGCGCGCGTGAAGGCGCTCAACGCGGCCAAGGCGCGCGGCCTGGGCCGGCCCGTGGTGCAGCAGCGCGTGCCCACCGAGCTCTTCGACGACGTGGACTCCCCCCAGTTCGAGCCGCTGGCCGGGCTGCTGCGCGCACTCGCGGCGGTGAAGGCGCCCGGGGCGCTGGAGCTGCTCAAGGGCTTCGCCGGGGACTCCAGCGTGACGCTGCGCACGGCCGCCCTAGTGGGCCTGACGCGGCTGGGGCCCGAGGGAGTGGCCATCGCCAAGGCGGGCCTGTTCGAGGCCGAGAGGGATCTGGTCAAGGCCCTGGCGCAGGCGCTCGCCGAGCAGGGCGAGGCCGGACAGTCCGCGCTGATGGAGGTGCTGCCGCAGATCAGCAGCGAGAAGCTGGTGCTGCTCGATGCGCTGAGCCGGACGGGCGCGCCGGCCTCCGCGGTGGAGCCGCTGCGCAAGGTGGTGACCGAGGGCGGCCCCGAGTCGGTGCTGGCCGTGTCGCTGCTGGGCAAGATGAAGGCGAAGGAGGCGGTGCCCACGCTGGTGAAGGCGCTGGAGGACTCCTCGAGCCTGGGCCGGCGCGAGCTGCTCAACGCCCTGGCGGAGATCGGCGACGGCTCGGCGGCCGAGGTGGTGGCGCGCGACCTGTACCATGATCTCCCGGAGATCCGGGCGGCGGCGGCGGGGGCGCTGGCGAGGATCGGCACGGGTTCCCAGGCCGAGGCACTGGACGCGCTCAAGAGTGACTATTACCGTCGTGTCCGGGAAGCCGCCGTGTCGGCGTTGGCGAAGACGACGACAGCAGCGGAGGGGGCACGCTGA
- a CDS encoding pseudouridine synthase: protein MASERLQKYLARAGVASRRHAEDLITGGRVTVNNQKITELGSKVEPGDLVTVDGELVSPPEESTYYLLYKPVGVVTTLSDPQGRPTVANYLEETGKRLFPVGRLDYDAEGALLVTDDGALAHKLTHPSFQVPRTYLAKVKGTPDAASLEKLRGGVRLEDGMATPLSVEVFEQAERNTWLKLVVAEGRPHLIKRLCAAVGYPVVRLYRPSYAGITVEGLRPGELRPLSENQVRMLQEVADGKASPPERELKLPPRRHGRSAPGFESDMDDEDFGEEAPEPVKPRAAAKPERAARTERPERKGAKAERPARAAARPERRESAPRGEGGSRPAFRGAAGGRAERRTWTPREDEQEEGLSGGEEREERSSRPERKAWAPRGEERGERGGRPERKPFGASAERRAPARGGRPERKPFGAGAGAERRGPARGAGPERREWKPRGEERGERGARPERREWAPRGEARGGDRAERKPFGAGARPERKPFGAGAERRGPARGAGPERREWKPRGEERGERGARPERREWAPRGEARGGDRAERTPFAGGSAERRVPARSPRPERREWAPRGEERGERGARPGPRGEAGARPARKTWGAAGGAEGRPARKTWGGGDEGRPARRGAARPAGEEAGAGSGSFVDWRAKKRQEPKPEWNARPSRGAGGPRGAGGPRGAGGPRGAGGPRGSAGPRGAGGPPRGRGPRKGR, encoded by the coding sequence ATGGCGTCTGAACGTTTGCAGAAGTACCTGGCCCGCGCGGGCGTGGCCTCGCGCAGGCACGCGGAGGACCTCATCACCGGGGGCCGCGTGACGGTGAACAACCAGAAGATTACGGAGCTCGGCAGCAAGGTGGAGCCGGGGGATCTCGTGACGGTGGACGGCGAGCTCGTCTCGCCCCCCGAGGAGTCCACCTACTACCTCCTCTACAAGCCGGTGGGCGTGGTGACGACGCTGTCGGATCCGCAGGGCCGCCCCACGGTGGCCAACTACCTCGAGGAGACCGGCAAGCGGCTCTTCCCGGTGGGCCGGCTGGACTACGACGCGGAAGGGGCGCTGCTCGTCACGGACGACGGGGCGCTGGCGCACAAGCTGACGCACCCCAGCTTCCAGGTGCCGCGTACGTACCTGGCGAAGGTGAAGGGCACGCCGGACGCGGCCTCGCTGGAGAAGCTGCGCGGCGGCGTGCGGCTGGAGGACGGCATGGCCACGCCGCTGTCCGTGGAGGTCTTCGAGCAGGCCGAGCGCAACACCTGGCTGAAGCTGGTGGTGGCCGAGGGCCGCCCGCACCTCATCAAGCGGCTGTGCGCCGCGGTGGGCTACCCGGTGGTGCGTCTGTACCGGCCGTCCTACGCGGGAATCACCGTCGAGGGCCTGCGCCCCGGTGAGCTGCGGCCGCTCAGCGAGAACCAGGTGCGCATGCTTCAGGAAGTGGCCGACGGGAAGGCCTCGCCGCCGGAGCGCGAGCTGAAGCTGCCGCCGCGGCGCCATGGGCGCTCGGCGCCGGGCTTCGAGTCGGACATGGACGACGAGGATTTCGGCGAGGAGGCTCCCGAGCCCGTGAAGCCGCGTGCGGCGGCGAAGCCCGAGCGGGCCGCCCGGACGGAGCGTCCCGAGCGCAAGGGCGCGAAGGCGGAGCGTCCGGCGCGCGCCGCTGCCCGGCCCGAGCGCAGGGAGTCTGCGCCGCGAGGGGAGGGTGGCTCCCGGCCCGCGTTCCGTGGAGCCGCGGGTGGCCGAGCCGAGCGCCGCACGTGGACGCCTCGCGAGGACGAGCAGGAGGAGGGCCTGTCCGGCGGTGAGGAGCGTGAGGAGCGGAGCAGCCGTCCCGAGCGCAAGGCGTGGGCCCCTCGGGGCGAGGAGCGTGGGGAGCGGGGTGGCCGTCCCGAGCGCAAGCCGTTCGGCGCGAGCGCCGAGCGTCGTGCGCCCGCGCGCGGTGGTCGTCCCGAGCGCAAGCCGTTCGGCGCTGGCGCGGGTGCCGAGCGTCGTGGGCCGGCGCGTGGTGCGGGTCCGGAGCGTCGCGAGTGGAAGCCTCGGGGAGAGGAGCGCGGTGAGCGCGGTGCTCGTCCCGAGCGTCGCGAGTGGGCCCCGCGGGGTGAGGCGCGTGGCGGTGACCGTGCCGAGCGCAAGCCGTTCGGCGCTGGCGCGCGTCCCGAGCGCAAGCCGTTCGGCGCGGGTGCCGAGCGTCGTGGGCCGGCGCGTGGTGCGGGTCCGGAGCGTCGCGAGTGGAAGCCTCGAGGTGAGGAGCGCGGCGAGCGTGGTGCTCGTCCCGAGCGTCGCGAGTGGGCTCCGCGGGGTGAGGCGCGTGGCGGTGACCGTGCCGAGCGCACGCCGTTCGCGGGTGGGAGCGCCGAGCGTCGTGTTCCCGCGCGCAGTCCTCGTCCGGAGCGTCGTGAGTGGGCTCCGCGCGGTGAGGAGCGCGGCGAGCGCGGTGCTCGTCCCGGGCCTCGCGGCGAGGCTGGCGCGCGTCCGGCGCGCAAGACATGGGGCGCGGCGGGTGGAGCCGAGGGCCGGCCGGCGCGCAAGACGTGGGGTGGTGGGGACGAGGGACGCCCGGCACGCCGCGGTGCGGCACGCCCGGCGGGCGAGGAGGCGGGCGCGGGTTCCGGCTCCTTCGTGGACTGGCGCGCCAAGAAGCGCCAGGAGCCCAAACCCGAGTGGAACGCGCGTCCCTCTCGTGGCGCCGGTGGACCTCGGGGGGCCGGTGGACCTCGCGGCGCCGGTGGCCCGCGTGGCGCCGGTGGGCCTCGCGGCTCCGCCGGTCCTCGGGGTGCTGGTGGGCCGCCGAGGGGACGAGGGCCCCGTAAGGGTCGCTGA
- the scpB gene encoding SMC-Scp complex subunit ScpB, with amino-acid sequence MSTGNEGPENPGGKPSRGSGGPSPFTEEEIAAVTGPGDEDELEDSDVATIEADEVPDLQSSFEKLVQKSRNLSPERVRTVVESVLFVAEKPLDLDQLFEATGIDREKIQEALNQISGLHRDGISGIVLYEVAGGWQFRTDPHSGEYVRRYLRVKPQRLTRAAVETLAIIAYRQPVTRPEVEDIRGVDCGAVIKALLDRKLIKILGKKEEVGRPMLYGTTREFLEFFALKDLSALPTLREFHELTQEHQEIVEKERPSAPGASGTVETLADPEFQKRMEKSVAASEAALEELEAAMSEADKTQKVASSVLNPTPPPSEEGEKGSEPA; translated from the coding sequence GTGAGTACCGGTAACGAAGGCCCCGAGAACCCCGGCGGCAAGCCGTCGCGCGGCTCCGGCGGCCCCAGCCCCTTCACCGAGGAGGAGATCGCCGCCGTCACCGGCCCCGGTGACGAGGACGAGCTGGAGGACTCGGACGTCGCCACCATCGAGGCCGACGAGGTCCCCGACCTCCAGTCGTCCTTCGAGAAGCTCGTCCAGAAGAGCCGCAACCTCTCCCCGGAGCGCGTCCGCACCGTGGTGGAGAGCGTGCTCTTCGTGGCGGAGAAGCCGTTGGATCTGGATCAGCTCTTCGAGGCCACGGGCATCGACCGAGAGAAGATCCAGGAGGCGCTCAACCAGATCTCCGGCCTCCACCGCGACGGCATCAGCGGCATCGTCCTGTACGAGGTGGCCGGCGGCTGGCAGTTCCGCACGGATCCGCACTCGGGCGAGTACGTGCGGCGCTACCTGCGCGTGAAGCCCCAGCGCCTCACCCGCGCCGCCGTGGAGACGCTGGCCATCATCGCCTACCGGCAGCCCGTCACCCGCCCGGAGGTCGAGGACATCCGCGGCGTGGACTGCGGCGCCGTCATCAAGGCCCTGTTGGATCGCAAGCTCATCAAGATCCTCGGCAAGAAGGAGGAGGTGGGCCGGCCCATGCTGTACGGGACGACCCGCGAGTTCCTCGAGTTCTTCGCCCTGAAGGATCTCTCCGCCCTGCCCACGCTGCGCGAGTTCCACGAGCTGACGCAGGAGCACCAGGAGATCGTCGAGAAGGAACGGCCGTCGGCGCCGGGTGCCAGTGGCACCGTGGAGACGCTGGCGGACCCGGAGTTCCAGAAGCGCATGGAGAAGAGCGTGGCGGCATCCGAGGCCGCGCTCGAGGAGCTGGAGGCGGCCATGTCCGAGGCGGACAAGACCCAGAAGGTCGCTTCCAGTGTCCTGAACCCGACCCCGCCGCCCTCCGAGGAGGGCGAAAAGGGCTCAGAGCCTGCTTGA
- a CDS encoding segregation and condensation protein A, with translation MSAGRRSAPPTEETLEADVPRSPGDAFRVALPNFEGPLDLLLHLIKEHRLDIFDIPLALVTEKYLEHLERMREINLDIAGEFLVMAATLAHLKSRMLLPRQDTAEQATDAVTELQQEDAGDPRAELVRRLLEYQKYKDAAEQLAMQDILDRDVFPRRVPVEAVPIPEEEVGLQEFSVLKLIEALDRVLERLTPKLQHEVVREKVSLSEAILRIAERLRAQAPCTFESLFDEQRTRQEVVITFLAILEMVKRRLIKVSQEAPLADILLTPNGDALERLVPTEVDESEYR, from the coding sequence GTGAGCGCAGGCCGTCGCAGCGCCCCTCCCACCGAGGAGACCCTCGAGGCGGACGTCCCCCGCAGTCCGGGCGACGCCTTCAGGGTCGCCTTGCCCAATTTCGAGGGCCCGCTCGACCTGCTGCTCCACCTCATCAAGGAGCACCGGCTCGACATCTTCGACATCCCGCTCGCGCTCGTCACCGAGAAGTACCTCGAGCACCTCGAGCGCATGCGGGAGATCAACCTCGACATCGCCGGCGAGTTCCTGGTGATGGCCGCCACCCTGGCGCACCTCAAGAGCCGCATGCTGCTGCCGCGCCAGGACACCGCGGAGCAGGCCACGGACGCGGTGACGGAGCTGCAGCAGGAGGACGCGGGCGACCCGCGCGCCGAGCTGGTGCGCCGCCTGCTCGAGTACCAGAAGTACAAGGACGCCGCCGAGCAGCTGGCCATGCAGGACATCCTGGATCGCGACGTCTTCCCGCGCCGCGTTCCCGTGGAGGCCGTGCCCATCCCCGAGGAGGAGGTGGGCCTGCAGGAGTTCTCCGTCCTCAAGCTGATCGAGGCGCTCGACCGGGTGCTGGAGCGCCTGACCCCCAAGCTGCAGCACGAGGTGGTGCGCGAGAAGGTGAGCCTCTCGGAGGCCATCCTCCGCATCGCCGAGCGCCTGCGCGCCCAGGCGCCGTGCACGTTCGAGAGCCTCTTCGATGAGCAACGTACCCGTCAGGAGGTGGTCATCACCTTCCTGGCCATCCTGGAGATGGTGAAGCGGCGGCTCATCAAGGTCAGCCAGGAGGCTCCCCTGGCGGACATCCTGCTCACGCCCAACGGGGATGCCCTGGAGCGGCTGGTCCCCACGGAGGTGGACGAGAGTGAGTACCGGTAA